The genomic region AAACTACAGTCACATTCATTCCCTTCACCTCAGCCACAACCTCCGGATTATAATACGAGTAAGCCTTGCTCTCTGACACAACAGCTTTCACCGGGAAGAGAGCCTGTACCTGCATGCTGAAGTTCAGTTCTTCTCCGGCCTGCATGTCATCAATGTAGAAAATAACTTTCCTTCCGGCGATCTCGTAGAGGGTTATCTTTTCCTCTGATGCTTTTGTTGCTTCAAGGCTTGATGTTACAGGGCTGAAGCCAGTCGGGACAGCAAGGTCAACTATCATCATACCACTTGAACTTGTAGTGCCATCGATACCGGTGATTCCGTTGTACTTGATGTGAGCGTTCACTGTTACAATATCATTAACTGAAACATCAGTTGAATCATATTCGACATCAAGTTCAATCTCATTCTGCTCAACGACATCCGGGAGAATGACATTGAAACGCCTCACAAGCTGATAGTTCAGGTCGCCTGTGCCTTCAAGTGAAAGCGTGACAGTTGATACATCGTCAGGAATCTCAATTATCTGGACAACATCGAAGTTCTGCTGATTCACTTCAACTGAACTTATTTCTGTACCGTCAGCAATCACATGAACTGTTGCATCGATATCCCTCCCAGCAGATGCTGCTGCACTCATCAAAGCTCTGAATGCCATGACAGTATCCTGGGTACTTGAGAAACCACCGTTTGAATTACGCTGTGCAGCAATCCATTTCAGTGATGATGTTGCTGATGGGTTATTTGCCTCGATGAGGGCAAGGGTAGCGTATGCAGTTGTTTCCACATTCTTGCTTGAAGGAGCTATAAATCCATAGCCACCGTGTTCGTATGGGAGTCTGACATCACCGTCACCATATCCCCAGTACATACCATCTTCATCCTGTTTTGAGATTGCCAGCAGCTCAATAAGAGCTTCATCAGCCATAGAACTGTCAAGTTTCTGCAATGCAAGAGTTCCGATTGCAAGAGCATAAGGATCATCCTGGCCTGCAAGATTATCTTCAAGGTACTGCTGGGCTTTTGACATGACAACAGGGTTCGCTGAACCATATTCCTCCAGTGCAAGGGTTGTGTATGCTGTAAGAGCATAAGTGCCACTAACACCACCCATCATGTCCTGATGAATCACAAAACCGACCTGCTCCCATGAACCATCTTCCTGCTGGTAGGATTCTATCCAGTCTGCAGCCTCAGAAAGAATATTCTCATCAATTGTGGTAACATCCCTTGCAGCACTGAACTGGGACAGCACAAATGAAGTTAGCCATAGACTGCCGTTTTCATCACTTTCACCGAATGCTGAGAAGGAGCCATCGCTGTGGCGGTATGTAAGTTCACGCTGGTACCCTGTTATTATGTACATCTCAGCCTTTGCACGGACTTCCGGATTATCCTGTCCGGTTGCTTTGAGGTATCTCAATACCTCAACGTCAGTTGAGAATAGCATCATATTCTGTTCACCACACCCATAAGGCATACCAAGCAGATCGTCCACACCGCTTATGCTCTGGGCAACAATACTTGGAGTGAAACTCACAAGAATCTTCTCTGAATCTGAAACAATGTCTGCCGGAAGTGTTGTATCAAGCTCCACAGAACCACTACTGAGTACTCCGTTATCAACAATCTCACGGGTTGTACCTTCAGCTTCAACAATGATGTCCTTTCTCACCGCATCGGCTCTTTCTGTTGTCTGGCCTGTTATCTCAACGATCTGTTTTCCAACTTTCGTAGGACTGATTGTAAAGCTGATATATCCCGCACCATTTCCATCCACGGTGACCGTCTGGACATCATCACCGATGATTTTGAACCAGTTGGCACCGCTTAATGTGAGCTTGACATCCTGCTCAGTATCAAGATAATTGTAGACCTGTACCTGTACAGGGAATTCTTCTCCCCTTGTCACAGAATATGGAAGATCCGGATCAACGAAGAAGTCCTGGAAAACCGTGAGGCTGGATTCAGAAATACCAATTCCTTCCGGTCCGGTTGAAACTGCATGCAATCTCCATGTAGTGATGCTGTCCGGTGCATTCAGGTCAACACTTGCAAGACCATCCTCATCGGTGAGGAGTTCAGGCATCCAAACCCATGTTTCTGGGAAGAACTGACGCACACGCTGCACTTCGGCAAGTTCGCCATCGTCAGCACTATCTGTCACTGTTACGCTCTTTGCCGAATCTGCTTCCATTGCCATTGCGGGCATTTCTTCACCCATTTCTTCATCTACATCCATCATGAAACCTGCAAAGTTTGCACCGTCAATAACAACTTCACGACCTGTTAACTGATAAACGTCTCGAGATTCAGGAACATCAATTCCCGGCGATGACATAACTACCACACCCTCATTGTAAAGAGCATCATAAGCACCTATCATGTACCTTGGATGTGATTCTGCCTGAGGTTCCATGAAACGAATTTCGAGTTCATCGAAGACCTGCTTGAGATTGAGCCTGCCTTCGCTGAGAGCATAGACTGACTCATCAACTATGGAGAATCCAATCATTGATTTGCTGCCTGTATCGAAATCAACTGTAACATCATCCCCCGGTTCAGCGGATTCACTGCTGAATGAGCTGGAAAAGTCAACCTGAGTAGAGAATTCTACATCGAATGGAAGCACATCCACTGAAACTTCGCTGTTGGGGTTTATCATGTAAGCAACAACCTTTGCCTGTGGGCTCATCTGCGGCGTTACTGGAATGCTAATATCAGCTTCATCGCTTGTTGCTGAATAAACTGTTCTTCCATTGGCAAACACATCATAGAATACAGTTCCCGGATTTGTAGAATAGACGTGGAATGAAATCGTGTCACCAACTTCCGGCACTCCGTCACTTGTCTGGGTGATGTGAATGAAACTGGCACTTGGAGAGTAAGCTGCATACAGATACTCACTAGCCCAGGCATCGTCTGCATGTGCTGAAATGTCCAGACTTGTACTATTTTCAGGAATATCCAGTTCAAGCATTGAAACACCGCCTTCGGTGTTCAAGGTGAACTCGTCACTTGTGTAATCATAAGTGTCATTTCTCAAACCAGTCTCTACTGTTACTTCAGCATCAACAGGATTTCCTCCTGGATCTTTTGTAACAATAAGAACCTGAAGAGGCATTCCGGGTTTTATTGTACTTGATTCGGGAATAAGCTGGATAACAAGCGGAGATTCTGCAATTGTCAGAAGCTTGTTTGTGGATTCACTGTGATTGCCTGTGTCTGTTACAGTCACATTGAGCATGAGACTTGCCTGTCCACCTGCACCGTATGTCCCGGCTGCGTATTCTACTTCAGGAAGCTCAAACTCAATTGAACCGTTCTCAAGTGTGCCGGAAAAAGTTGCGTATTGTTCCCACTTACCAACATAGCGTGAAGCCTCCACAAGAACATCACCTTCAACTACTTTTCCAAAGAAATAATTGGCTGAAACGGTGCCTGTAATTTCATCAGATACAAGGAACCATTCCTGCGGGGTTTCAAGTGAAACATCAAACTTAGGAAGTACATATTTGTCCACCTGGATGTCAACCATGGAAGAAGAGTCACCGGCTTTTGCAGTTATTTTCCACGTACCAAGGTTCAATTCTGATGCAAGAGGCAGATCAAAGGAAACAACACCATACTCATTTGAGTTTAATTCTTCCTTGAAGACCTTGATACCTTTTGCATCTGTTATTTCAACGGTTATATCCTCCTGAACAGGTACGAGGTTGTTGTTCAGGGAAACAATTCTTCCGTTAATTGTTTGTCCCGGCTTGTAAATTGGTTTATCGGTTTCTATGAACAGAGGGTTGTTATTTACCACTGTTACTGTTGCCTCAAATTCTGTATCATAACCTGTGGGCTTTGCTGTAAGTGTATAAGTTCCTTCTTCAACATCGGGCACTTCAAAGGAAGCAACGACATTTCCAGATTCTGATGTTGATGCCTGTACAAGACTTATCTCGTTGTTGTTCTCATCGGTAAGAGTATATTCAACACACCGCTCAACCGGTTCATTGTCTGAGAAAGCTGCCATGGTGATTGAGCTTTCACCGCCTGAAAAGAGCATTTTTGGTGCAAGTATCAGAAACTCATCACCTGATGAAGCTACCTGACCACCACACTGACCGGCTATATTGGAAGAAAGATCATCACTTCCGACACAACCTGAAATTATCACTGCAAACAACGATACTATAATTATTAACGAGCCTGTTTTTTTCCCTTTTAAGTTCAATTTTAACCACTCCAGACTTAGAGTCTTATGTTTCTTATTACAGAGTTTGGGAATAGGAATGTATATACTTTGCTTAAACTTCAAAGATGTTTGAAGTTATGTTATGGGACGCAGGTGGATTTTGAAAATTGGAAAATAAAAGTTAAATTTCTGTTATTTCCCAATGATCATACATTTCAGTAATACTCACTGACACTCCATCGCCCCTTACTGCTGTTGTATCGTTTATCATTGTGAATTTGCCCTGATAACCGCTTGTAACGGTCATTTCATCCCTTCCGGATTTCCAATTCAAAAAAAGCAGGACTTTTTCACCATATTCAAATGATGGACTATCCTCAACCCAGATAGAATCATTACCTACCGTTCCGCCATCAATTGTAATTTGCAAATCTCCTGTGTCCAATGGATTTTTTAGATATTTGTTAACATGCACCCCAATATCAGTATATATCATATCTTCAGTTCCAATATTCAGTTCATCATTAGATTTGTCAGGTCTCTGCCCATCCGCAGTATTCCATCTTGAGGGATAAGCACCTGTAACGGTTCCTGCAATTATGATGTCTGACTGGGAAACTAAATCTTCGATGCTTAAAGCTTCCATTGATATCGAAATGCCTACATTCAAACCATCATTTCCCGGGGTTAATGCAGAATTAGAAGAAGAAGAAGAAGAAATTAATTTTTTAAACTCAGCTAAATCTATTGATTGACTATCTACTTCATAAAGAACCCTATCAATTTGCACTGTGTTATTGTCTACTATGCAAACCCTGGAAACATCGCCATTAACTGTATAAAAATAAATAAAGTACTGATATCCATTCAAAAGGAAGTCATTTGAAGGGGCTTCTAGTGGATATTCATCAAGGTAGGAAATTACATCTTTAATCTTTGTTGAATTCTCTATAACACTTGATTCCAGACTAAATCCGTTTTTTATTGATATTTTATTAATGTCAGAAGAATTATTTATGAGGGAACTTACATGGAGATTAGTTTTCTTTACAGTTTCTTCATCTGAAACTATTCCGGATTCAATAAGTTCCTGAACATAAATTATGTTGATAGGCGTGCCATCGACCTGATAATAAACATTATCGATATTAACCATGTCCTCCCCCACAATAGTTATTCCTGCAATCTTACCGGAGTCATCATAAAAATCCATAGAATAACGGAAGCCACCTCGGTCAGTTTGGTCGTCCATTTTTTCAAAGGAGTATTGATCCAGATGAGAAATCAGTTTCCCTATTGTTGCCCTGTCTTCTATTGTGCCTGAATCACCACTCATCCCATTAAAGACAGATATGTTGGTGATACCAGAACCATCGAGATCAGCAATTGCGATAGCACTTTTATTATTGGTTGATTCTATGACGTAACCATCTGTTGAATCTGCGATGCAACCTGAAAAAAAGAGTGAGCTGCATAAAAGAAAACATAAGATCAAGTGATTTGTTATTTTGTTCATTCCAATCATCAATGCCAATGTTAAAAGAAAACAATTCTAATAGTTCGCATCATCATACAATAAAAATTAGATTATTGCTTAAATTAATTATGGTCATCCATCCAACTGAAAAATTCAATCGGTTTCTGCAAAGCCACAAAAACAAAGATATCACATTTTAAATCTACAGAACAGTGATCTTGTCAATTCTAGCAAAACGATACCGTGATACTTTGTATTTTATTCCATCACCAATCTTCACTTTGTTGAAATCTTCCAGACTGACTAAATAAGTGTATGCCTCACCTTCAAAAACATCATTTGCAGAGTCATCAGAGATGAGCCTTACTCCAACGCAGTAATCAACATTCGAATATTTCCGTACCAAGAGCTCTTTCAGTGAACCAGTTACATACACATCCTTATCATCTTGAGTGAAAAACTGTTCAAAGTCTTTATTGTCTACAAGTATCCATGGTTCACCAGGATGTGGTGCGTTGAATATGCTCTCGCAGGTGTTTCCATAATATCCATTGATAACTTTGTGTTCAACCACACCTTCCACTTCAACCGGAGTTACGTAATAGATAGATGATATGAGGAAAATAGCAAGGAACAAAAATAGCGTTTTATTAAAAGCTCCCATAACCAACCTGCCCCTAAAAATACTGCTAACTGTATTTTAATTACTCTATATATACTGATTTTTCTATCAAGAAATCATTTCGACTAATTCTTTCTGATTTATAGTTCCATGTACACCTACGGCGTTTCCATCATCATTTAACGTTAATTTCCCTTGAATCGAGCCAAGAGTAAAATAGTGATCAGGTCCAAGGTCCTTTGTGTACTCCCACTCATCCTCGATCAAATAGAGAAAAACCTTTTCATCCGGCTGAAATGAAGCTTCATAATCGGCAGTACTGACATCATTGCCAACTGTTCCTGTAAAAACCCTAACTATAACTTCATCTTCAGGCAATGGGTTTTTAAATATTCATCAGCAGTTATCACAACATCAGTGTAAATCATATCATACCATTCGAAGTCATCAACAGAATCATGAGGTCTTTTTCCATCTACAGTATTCCATTTACTTGGGAGAATCTCTTTTACAGTACCTATGAGAATCACATTCGAATTCTCTGTGAGATATTCATAGCTAAGGAACTCCATTTCAGGGTTTGAACCTATAATAAGTCCATCCGACCCGTTATCAGAGATAAACAGTTCCCCATATCCTCCAAAGGTATAGTAAGGATCATCGCTGGCTTCCTGCTTATTGGAATCATTAAGGAAGTCGCCAGCATAGATCAGGCCTACCAGCACCAGTGAAAATAAAATAGAGAGAATCAAAATAGACTTAATCTTCATTTCTTTCATAGAACATATTAAACACTTGAATCAATATGAACTTTTGCAGATAATAGTTATAAAAA from Methanolobus tindarius DSM 2278 harbors:
- a CDS encoding alpha-2-macroglobulin family protein: MNLKGKKTGSLIIIVSLFAVIISGCVGSDDLSSNIAGQCGGQVASSGDEFLILAPKMLFSGGESSITMAAFSDNEPVERCVEYTLTDENNNEISLVQASTSESGNVVASFEVPDVEEGTYTLTAKPTGYDTEFEATVTVVNNNPLFIETDKPIYKPGQTINGRIVSLNNNLVPVQEDITVEITDAKGIKVFKEELNSNEYGVVSFDLPLASELNLGTWKITAKAGDSSSMVDIQVDKYVLPKFDVSLETPQEWFLVSDEITGTVSANYFFGKVVEGDVLVEASRYVGKWEQYATFSGTLENGSIEFELPEVEYAAGTYGAGGQASLMLNVTVTDTGNHSESTNKLLTIAESPLVIQLIPESSTIKPGMPLQVLIVTKDPGGNPVDAEVTVETGLRNDTYDYTSDEFTLNTEGGVSMLELDIPENSTSLDISAHADDAWASEYLYAAYSPSASFIHITQTSDGVPEVGDTISFHVYSTNPGTVFYDVFANGRTVYSATSDEADISIPVTPQMSPQAKVVAYMINPNSEVSVDVLPFDVEFSTQVDFSSSFSSESAEPGDDVTVDFDTGSKSMIGFSIVDESVYALSEGRLNLKQVFDELEIRFMEPQAESHPRYMIGAYDALYNEGVVVMSSPGIDVPESRDVYQLTGREVVIDGANFAGFMMDVDEEMGEEMPAMAMEADSAKSVTVTDSADDGELAEVQRVRQFFPETWVWMPELLTDEDGLASVDLNAPDSITTWRLHAVSTGPEGIGISESSLTVFQDFFVDPDLPYSVTRGEEFPVQVQVYNYLDTEQDVKLTLSGANWFKIIGDDVQTVTVDGNGAGYISFTISPTKVGKQIVEITGQTTERADAVRKDIIVEAEGTTREIVDNGVLSSGSVELDTTLPADIVSDSEKILVSFTPSIVAQSISGVDDLLGMPYGCGEQNMMLFSTDVEVLRYLKATGQDNPEVRAKAEMYIITGYQRELTYRHSDGSFSAFGESDENGSLWLTSFVLSQFSAARDVTTIDENILSEAADWIESYQQEDGSWEQVGFVIHQDMMGGVSGTYALTAYTTLALEEYGSANPVVMSKAQQYLEDNLAGQDDPYALAIGTLALQKLDSSMADEALIELLAISKQDEDGMYWGYGDGDVRLPYEHGGYGFIAPSSKNVETTAYATLALIEANNPSATSSLKWIAAQRNSNGGFSSTQDTVMAFRALMSAAASAGRDIDATVHVIADGTEISSVEVNQQNFDVVQIIEIPDDVSTVTLSLEGTGDLNYQLVRRFNVILPDVVEQNEIELDVEYDSTDVSVNDIVTVNAHIKYNGITGIDGTTSSSGMMIVDLAVPTGFSPVTSSLEATKASEEKITLYEIAGRKVIFYIDDMQAGEELNFSMQVQALFPVKAVVSESKAYSYYNPEVVAEVKGMNVTVV